The Euphorbia lathyris chromosome 4, ddEupLath1.1, whole genome shotgun sequence genomic interval GCGAATAAGAAAAGTTCAGGACAAAATACAAATTTAGAGAAAGAACAGAATCATAAAACCTCACCACTGGAACCTCTTGATTGTTCAGTGAACAAACCCGCTGCTGTCCAATACTTCATGAAATTCTTCTTCACCCTCCTCATGAGATCCAATATATAGTCACCCTTATTGTTGTACTTATAGCAGTTGTCCCAAATAAACTGAACATCCTTATACACATCCACCGAATTCATATATTTATCACCTTTTTCAAGATTGCTGCATACTGTTCCAAAGTCCATTGGTGTATGAATGACATCAAAATAATCCTGGTTTCAGAATCCAAAAGAAGCGGAGAAGAAGAAgacgttatatatatatatatattcagatAGAAAACAAGAAGAATGAAAATCATATTCCAAGGAATGTATGGGGTCAGTAATTATATAGAAAAACTGTAGAGGAAAATGCATTTGCAACCATCCATCCGAAGATTATGACTCCTAGTGGATGTCATAATTTTTGCAAGAGcgattaaatttttaaaaattcactTCTGGAAGCCTAAACATGAAAACTTCTAAAGCCACCAAATAgtgagggagaagaaagaaaactGTAGATACATAGGTGGGGCCACAAATCTAACTACAAAATGCATCTTTTGGCAGCAGCTATATATACTTACAGGTATTCCCAGAGCTTCAGGATTCACAGGGACATTAAAAGGTTCAGCTGCATCCATTTTCATTACCTTCTTAATCACCTGAAGATTTAACAGAATCATGAAACAGTAAGAAACATAGCATATTGAATTTAAACTACAACTCCAATGGCATTGACTTGCATATTTGATAGTAAAAAAGCACAGTTTAATTTGGAACATACCGACAAGGAAGAATCTAACTCTTGCTTATTATATTGAGATTCCTGAGGAGGTGTCCTCGGTTCTTTTTGTTGTAAAATCTCATCCTGTGCCATCACTGTATTGCTGCACTTTTCAACAGTTGAACCACCCAAAACTTTGGAAGACTTGATCTTTATACTACCAGGTTTCTTTGACCCAGTCCCAAAAACTCCAGCTTTAACTTCAGACGCTGAGTTGCCAGTATCTTCCATTTTATCAATGGCCACACCTTGCTTCTCCAAACCCATCTGCAGGCTACTTTTATCAGTATCACTCTGTGATTCCAACGGCTTTGACGTCTTGAGCTTAACCTTAACACGGCCAATTGACTTCTCAGCCGTCTTATCGATTAAACCATCAGGCTTGATACTTGCAAGATTCAGTGGTTGGTCTGTACCAGTCGAAGAAGGCGTATCAACCTCCATTACAGATTCATATTGTTGTTCTTTGTTCTTATCCTTatcctcatcctcatcctcattttcattatcatcatcataatcatcattgttattattatcatcTCCATCATCATACTCATCTGCACCAGAATCATCTTCCCTTTCTAAATTGACTAATTTTACAGCTGCCTCTTCTGTGACGGCGGCATTAGGGCCCCCctttttcttgcctttcttgttTCGTCTTTTTCGCTTCATTGTGTAAGCTAAacaaaggaaagataaaagcTTCAGCAGGTGATCAGTATCAATTAAGCCCTTGTTAGGGAGGGAGTTAATgggagtaatggaaggttaaatATCACATTAACCTTGTTTGAGAGTTTTTTTGGAGAGTAAATGAAGGTTAATAGAAGTGAAACGTTTACTTCGTAAactccaaactctaacctccaaattgggggtaATGGAAGTAATGtaagcccttgtttgggaggaagTTAATGGAGGTAAGTGGGAGTAATGGAAGCTTAAATATCacgttaaccttgtttgggagttgtTTTTGGAGAGTACAGGAAGGTTAATGgaagttaaatgtttacttccaTTAACCTTCCTTTCCTTGTATATTTTAACTCCCAAATGAAGTTCATTTACATTCTATAAACTCCCAAAtaaggttaatttttaacttttatttccaTCACTTCCATTACCTCTTTTTAACTCTCACCCCCATTAAGCTCTAAACTCTCAAACAGAGGCTAaagttcattaattttttttttttttttatctctgagTAAATTTAACATTCCTTAAACTACTAAAGGGAGTTAAATTTCAACTCCCAAAGAAGGTAATTTTAAACGTCCATTTCCATTACCTCTTTTAACCCTCACAGCCAGTAACCtctaaactcccaaacaaaggcaAGAGTAATTTCCAACCCCATTGCCTCGACTTAAAAGACAAAGTGAGAGAAATATGCATTAACATAAAATCTAACACTTCAACAATGAAACTAAGAAAAGATCAAGGTTTCAAAGCAGTGTTATAAATCTAAAATTGAAATTGCAACGATTTGAAAGAAACCCTTAATCAGGACAGCAATTAATCTTAACTGCTCCAAAACCCTATAGAATCAACGGGAAAACCCAGggaatttctgttttttttaaaagaaattagagaaagaaaaaggaGTGGCAAGGATAAATAGCGGCTTaccttttaattttgaaaaggaTAAATCGGAGCTAACAACGTTAGATGATTTGAGTTTTGAGAGAGGGAAGTTTTTGGTGTTTCGGATTTGAAGGTTTTAGTATTTTCTTTTTTCCATGTGGATCACGATATTTAATGCCATACGACACTAACCCCGAAACGGCGTCGCTCCAACAATTTGTGATAATAAAAAGGATAAGATACCAACGAAAGCCAAGTCTCCTTCTTAACATGTGGATCTGTCACCGTTCGCGGGGAGAGTTCAGGGCCGTCTCCAAAATTTTGGAGATGTTAGGCACATTGTGTacttttttttcatatctaaaattaatattattttaaaaataataaatattaaatagtaaaaCCAATGTATTATTAACTATAATTCAAGTCATATAatttatctatactatatataatagtggaagcagagagaaattaggagaagtgttttagaggtctttttaatgagttgtcaacgtagtaaaaatcaaaattaaaaaaatttaattaattaaaaataatatatttatatttataatatattaaacaattactagctcattaattaaaataataaaagaaagtaagagttacaggaatatgaaaaaacacaaagcaaaggaaatccaaaagtcacaaataaacttctatataaagcatgatagatagtattccactaTTATATTCATTGGCTATGATAGACTATATTATATTTCTGagggtaattattcgattttttccatgtgttataattattttgttctcaattgtgttgttgttttattttttattaaacaatagttataGTTTCATATTTCAAATTCATTTCGTCTATTatccaggttctatacctctcgctaccttatccatattttttttatttgtcgttttttttcaaattgatatctccaattgaagaaattcgatagaaatagaagatgcatggacaactaaaactggaaaacacaaaagtgccaaaaattacaagaaattcttatgtttctcaagccAATTATTCGATACattgaaagaatgaagaacaaattgattgaatgtcttgattagatattacgagatgaaaataggagaaatcatcaccttaagctgatttaattggatatattgggttattataGCATAATTAATTGAATctgaatacttggtgatcatgaaatttcatcaagcaaaatgcttatcatcaagatgaatttgtgattaattgttatgaattttatttttttatatgtaacatattgaattgataaagtttcttcatgtgcagtattagaaaaatattgatCGTAATAGTTTATagtataatatattgatgttgcttccattttaacatagattgtaattcttttgtatcgtagatataatatttaattttaattttaattataatttaattcaatttttgcttaacatagattgtaattcttttgtatcgtaaatataatatttaattttaattgtagtttaattcaatttttagtttttcattatattctaatatatttcttaattaatctactattttattattattgtttcacagaatctcagtcataaaaaaatataaaaaatgtattaaaattattaaaaagtataaatcattgaattttgtaaaataaataaatcattcacctttaattaaaattctataaaaaaattattcaattattttcataattaatttaatttaatttgaattattaataaaaaatatatattaattttaaatatacatgatataaaaaaaatttcatacatgatataaaattacttaaaggtaaatatgtcaatttatttatttatctaaattatataaaagttgcatatcccgtgcatcgcacgagtTTTTGACTAGTAATAATATAAAgctaagaaattttttttttttgtttttgtatatgtaaaatcgagttttcttttatatatataaaatcaagtttcttctcACCAGTCATGAGAGAAGCAAACAGatgataaaatattaatttctgaaaatcaatattggacggctgaactcgaacctaatcgtaagattctatggaaagaaaaagaagaatttaTCTTGGTGATTAAAGATTGGTTGAGTCGCGTTTTATTAtgaattaatcggatttgtattttttgtatttatttattttttattaaataaagtattatataaataccattaatatatgaattatactatataaaaataataatataaaatatttaggatataAAAACATACAtattgataacattgtgatattatcccaaggatcaaaagagatatttgTCTAAGAATGCCATGTGTTGGTCACCTGATACGAGAATACCACGGCGTATTGAAAtaaagagatccgacgggcggatcaccAATATCATAAGGAAACGATTTTATCAagacttcatcaaaattaagtgaaatttcatcaatttgaataatttatggtccaaatgtgaccaaatactAAATTAGtggtcaaatattaaaattttaaataaatcagagtctaaataatattttacaccaaattacaaattgtaattcataaGTTATTTTgtcttgtaatttataaaaaataaaaaatttaaaaatcactatagtaacaaaaataatagtttatatattatttccaacagttttgatcacatgcaccttaatgagtatGTAGAATCTCCAACagttttgatcacatgcaccttaataggcttattagaatcctaaggtggagattcaaagcatcatgaggcttagatttaataagcttatatctaacggtgaatgagcaaattgagtgaaagaaagaaaaaaaaaagagaaaatgtgaaaaaaaatgatGATCCAAGAAATCgtcaaaattgagtgaaatttcatcaatttaaatagtttatggtctaaatgtgaccaaataataaattattggccaaatattaaaattttaaataaatcacactaaataataaattagtgaccaaaatattgaaattttaaataaatcagatcaaataataaattagtggttatattaaaattttaaataaatcagaccaaattacaaattgtaattcataagtgaatttcgtcttgtaatttataaaaaataaaaaatttaaaaatcactacaataacaaaataatagtttatacattgtttccaaatatatatataaaaaaaattcaagaaaaatgtgaacaaaaaaaTGCTAATCCAAGAAATCAAACTCTCACCCTTACAAATACATCTATTATGCCTTTATCATTTAGTCTAGCActattttttgttataaatcTAAGTCCATATACTTTGTAACCATAGGAATCCTAATAATTGTCAAATTTGAAAGAAATTCTGATCGGAGGCCCCCATAAATCGGAGGTCCTAGGCGGCCGCCTATGCGGCCTCCCCCTAGAGCCGACCCTGGGAGAGTCATCGCCGTCGAGGAAGCAGCGGCGGCCATGGACGGAGCGAGCTCTTTTAGGTTTCAGACTCGAGAAGGCTAAGAAGAGAGACGAAGAAAGGAGATGGAGATcgagaagatgaaggagagaTTGTGGCTGCTGGAACAAATGAAAAGGTAAAACCGTAGACTTTTGGTACTTTATccctaataaaaaaaacttgggATGACAATATGTACGAATTTTAGGCtatgttctttatcgctgaaaaaaactgaattgaactaaattgaactgaattgaatttaactgaatgctgccgaacttaacaataatgatgatattagactttaaaataattttaatgataatattggacattaataagcttataataataataataataatggttctaataataataatagtaacaatagtaaataaatatattagtactaaagataaaactaaattgaatatcaaataaaagctcggctcgataaaagtctatgaaattaaataaaaatgggtctaatttaaattaaaaatacaaattacatacaaacacaaatttacatacaatttaaaacctatgaaattaaatacaaattttcatatgaatacaaactcttaactttttattacaattatgGGGTAATGTgcaaaaaatactcctaacattttgggtcaggagtaattttacctctaacgtctaaaattgtgcaattttattcctaacattgataaattgagtaaatttgagaaataattcattaaattatcttctcagtcatgaatcttgtcatctacacatCACATGTGCATCATTAAGCGatgtatactttaataaactaccatttcttgacttttatctaatttatagataatgataaaatatagataaataataataataattataataataaattatatataaataattatgattataataaataatgataaattactgaatgctgaaaTTGGATGCTGAAACtaaatgctgaactgaactaaatTGAACTGAAATGAActaattgttactgaaattaagtaataaagaacatgaCCTTACAAGTATTCACTACTACTTAATTCTAATGGGGCAGTAAAGAGTTTGAAATAGGAATGAGATTTAAAAAACAATACTCACGAGAGGTATGAGACGAGAATTAGAATACCCTTAATATCCGTTACTCGTTACATGTACTATATTTGCTAATTTATATGTTTGATCTCTTGAAGTTTAATGAATTCgaccaaaaaaaatgaaaaaaatgatgagttttaatatttaatatttgatgatttatatttagaattttaAAAGAGACACAAGGTTACGTTTTCTCTAGTCCTTGCGTTTGACAAGGTTTCGTTTTCTCTAGTCCTTGCGTTTGACAAGGTTTCGTCTCCTTTTGCTGATCGCCGCCGCCAACAGTTGCTTCACCACCGTTCTATTTTGCTTCTGGTACCCTATCTCCTTATTGCCCCACCCTCACTCATGGACGATTTAACAAGATATGGTGCCCAGCTTACCCTCGAGGATGAAAGCTCTTCAGGACTGATCCTATCAACCGAAGACGTTGCTGTTCGTTCTGCTGCACCAACCTGGAGCCTTCTAGGTCGATTCCTTACGGATAGAAGCTTCAAGGTCCCAGTTATGAAAAACACACTGACAGACCTATGGAACCCTTCAAAAGGCTTGTATATTGAAGAGATGGGAATAAATCTTTTCCGCTTTGACTTCTTCCACCCGCTAAAACGCGACCGCGTGATCAAAGGGGGGCCTGGACCTTTGAGCAGCTCTTGCTGATAACTCGGAAACTTGAAACTGGAGATAACCCGATGGACCTAGCCCTTGATTAGTCAGATTTTTGGGTTCAAATACATGACCTCCCATATGGTTTCATGTCAAAGAAGGTTGCTATTGGTATTGGAAATTTTATTGGAATCTTTGTGGAATCTGATCCTCATAACTTCAATGGTATATGACGCCTCTTTCTGCGCATTAGAGTTACGCTGAATGTGTCTCTCTCGCTAAAGCGGAAAATGAAGATTAGCATGGTTGGGGGTGTTGTCTCCTAGATCAACTTCAAATACGAGCGTTTGCCCCAGTTTTGTTTTTACCGTGGCCGCATTGGTCACCCGGATAAGTATTGTCCTGCATTACTAGAGGTAACTGATCCTGACAAAGTTGATAAGGCCTACGACCCCTGGCTCCGTACACCTGTTCGTCGGGGCCCCTCCATGCCTCAATCCAAGTGGCTGCTGAACTCTCTTCCTGTTACTACTTCAGAACCAGGTGCTACTTCAACAACGGCTACCCCCAGACAGTAATACCTCAATCAGCAGTGGGACCAGACAACAACGGTCCGATGAACCAGGAAAAAGTTTGCACAGACAAGGGCGGCTTGGGTCCAGATTCAGATGATGGTTTGGAGGTGATAAATGCCAAACGAAGGCGTCATGATCTGTCAGCATAGGCTCAGTGGGAGCACAAGGGGAACAGACTAGTGATTATCAAAATTCGGTGGGACCTGATGCTCAAGCCCTCCCTGGCCAATGAGTACGCTTAGTTGGAACTGTCGGGGCATTGGCAACCCCCGTACGGTTCGTATGTTAATGGACTTAGTGTCCAAATTTCAGcctgattttattttcttaatggAAGTTAAATTTAAGCGAGCAAAAGTTGAATTAATAAAGCGGAAAATTTCTTATAGAGGTCTATTTTTTTATGATCCCGTTAATAATGGAGGTGGCTTAACTCTTCTTTGGAAAACGGCTAACGTGGTCCATTTGCTTGGTTTCtctaataattttattgatgCTTATGTCAATTTACAAGGTTTGTcggagtatcgattaaccggtTTTTACGGGTTTCCTGAGCGGAATCGACGGGCGGCTTCTTGGCTGACTCTTAAACAGCTGGCTTCTGCTCATAGAGGAGATTGGGTTGTGcttggggattttaatgatatgcTTTCTCAGGCTGAGAAACGGGGGAGCCATAGACATCCTCCCTCTCTTCTTCGTGGCTTTGGAGAAACTATCACGGCTTGTGGTCTTTTTGAGGTTCAGATGCTCGGTTATCCGTTTACATGGGAGAAAAGTAGGGGTTCCGATGGCTTCATAGAAGAGAAATTGGACCGGGTAATGGCAAATTCGGATTGGCTTGGTCTGTTCCCGGGGGCACAGGTGCGCAATGAGGAAGCTCACTGCTCTGACCACAACGCTTTAGTGCTTTACTTATCCTGTCCGCAGCGCTCTAGGCCTCGTTATTTCTGATTTGAAAATGTTTGGCTCGTTGATGAGGGGTAtcaatagaaaataaaagaggCGTGGAACTCTTATACTGGTACTGATCTGATACATCGACAGACCGTGTGTGGGGAGGCGCTGTTTGCTTGGGGTGAAGACCTTCGAAGGAAGTTCAGAAATCAGGACCGCCGCTCTCAACATGAGCTTATGGCTATTCGTAAAAGGTATGACGCTATGCTGCTTCAACAGGAATTGTACTGGCAGCAGAGAGCAAAAAAGCAATGGCTTGAGGCTGGAGATGTCAACTCAAAATTCTTCCATTCTTCCAGAGTATGGGTGGGTTGGCATAATGGCATGAAACCTCTAATTGTgaattattttcatgatttgtTTACTTCCAAGGGATGCGACGCTGAACCTGTGGTCTGCCATGTTAAATCGTGTGTCTCGGTTGTGCAG includes:
- the LOC136226382 gene encoding SWR1 complex bromodomain subunit bdf1; this translates as MKRKRRNKKGKKKGGPNAAVTEEAAVKLVNLEREDDSGADEYDDGDDNNNNDDYDDDNENEDEDEDKDKNKEQQYESVMEVDTPSSTGTDQPLNLASIKPDGLIDKTAEKSIGRVKVKLKTSKPLESQSDTDKSSLQMGLEKQGVAIDKMEDTGNSASEVKAGVFGTGSKKPGSIKIKSSKVLGGSTVEKCSNTVMAQDEILQQKEPRTPPQESQYNKQELDSSLSVIKKVMKMDAAEPFNVPVNPEALGIPDYFDVIHTPMDFGTVCSNLEKGDKYMNSVDVYKDVQFIWDNCYKYNNKGDYILDLMRRVKKNFMKYWTAAGLFTEQSRGSSGGEGTQGDDAGASGQGHGKSSQLKQKKKKGHGRRHKFDCLCAICVLKRRRREREENARLAKGGVMDSKLAHDLKQEGSLLIESPGGEDSISNMDESLDQEADAEVEGEETKLEETEQQYSSGKEKYEEPDKEDDEEEEEEENNEMEIEIQKKGKAETSENVETGNRSGERIQQSQLGLTEDTGAVFQTHTQKGDVIEEETAEVHRNMHKESKERLQKAKMYEKFRSENPLLLNLCQTLFPGDNRRSLWSGPQSLFQQQGSVETSSIHATIETLMK